A window from Thermodesulforhabdus norvegica encodes these proteins:
- a CDS encoding sigma-54-dependent transcriptional regulator gives MSRILVVEDEKTARENLKYILEKEGYEVVTAESGEKAVALLETEDFDLVITDLRMKNIDGMEVLERTRELCPEAEVIVVTAYATVESAVEAMKKGAYYYLAKPYQIDEVRVLVQKALEKSALKKEVHELRRRINKSQDSGPVIVGKSPKMVQLLNLVQHVAPADCNVLIIGETGTGKELIARMLHHLSPRRDKPFVAINCGAFTEELLANELFGHEKEAFTGAVSTKKGLLEAANGGTIFLDEIGEMPQSMQVKLLRVLQERKVIRVGGTREIPLDVRVVAATNRNLLKDVKEGRFRQDLYYRLNVITLNVPPLAERRDDIPLLCQYFAEKYATAQDKEIREISEEVIDILMNYEFPGNVRELENIMERAVTLCKGDRIEPIHLPPDLQQLSLKYSRPRPQEFLTLEEYEKDYILWVLKKVKWNKTRAAEILGIDRVSLWRRLKKWEIV, from the coding sequence ATGTCGCGAATACTGGTGGTCGAGGATGAGAAAACGGCAAGGGAGAATCTGAAATACATTCTCGAAAAAGAAGGGTACGAAGTGGTAACGGCAGAATCGGGTGAGAAGGCCGTCGCCCTTCTTGAGACGGAGGATTTCGACCTGGTTATTACGGATCTGAGAATGAAAAACATTGACGGCATGGAGGTTCTTGAGCGTACAAGGGAGCTGTGTCCCGAAGCTGAGGTAATAGTCGTAACTGCTTACGCCACCGTCGAATCCGCCGTTGAAGCCATGAAAAAGGGAGCCTATTACTACCTGGCCAAGCCTTACCAGATTGATGAAGTAAGGGTTCTCGTTCAGAAAGCTCTGGAAAAAAGTGCTCTCAAAAAAGAAGTACACGAATTAAGACGCAGGATTAACAAGAGTCAGGACAGCGGCCCCGTTATTGTGGGAAAAAGTCCCAAAATGGTTCAGTTGCTGAATCTGGTGCAACACGTAGCTCCGGCGGACTGCAATGTATTGATAATAGGCGAGACGGGAACGGGCAAGGAGCTGATAGCCCGTATGCTGCATCACCTTAGCCCTCGCAGAGATAAACCTTTTGTGGCCATAAATTGTGGTGCTTTCACCGAGGAGCTTCTGGCCAATGAGCTGTTCGGTCATGAAAAGGAAGCTTTTACCGGAGCGGTTTCAACCAAAAAGGGCCTTCTTGAGGCCGCAAACGGCGGTACCATCTTCCTGGACGAAATTGGGGAGATGCCCCAGTCCATGCAGGTGAAATTGCTGAGAGTTCTTCAGGAAAGAAAGGTGATAAGAGTTGGTGGTACCAGGGAAATTCCTCTTGACGTCAGAGTTGTAGCCGCAACCAACAGGAATTTGCTGAAAGACGTGAAGGAGGGAAGGTTTCGTCAGGATCTCTATTACAGACTAAACGTTATAACTCTCAATGTTCCACCCCTTGCCGAACGCCGTGACGACATTCCTCTGCTGTGTCAGTATTTTGCCGAAAAATATGCCACGGCACAAGACAAAGAGATCAGAGAGATATCAGAAGAGGTTATTGACATTCTCATGAATTACGAGTTTCCCGGAAATGTGAGAGAACTGGAAAACATAATGGAGCGGGCCGTGACCCTGTGCAAGGGCGACCGGATAGAGCCCATTCACCTGCCCCCGGATTTACAACAGCTGTCCTTAAAGTATTCCCGGCCGAGGCCTCAGGAATTTCTAACCCTTGAAGAGTACGAAAAAGATTACATCCTCTGGGTTCTTAAAAAGGTAAAATGGAATAAAACAAGGGCTGCCGAAATCCTGGGCATAGATAGAGTGTCCCTCTGGAGGCGTCTCAAAAAGTGGGAGATTGTCTGA
- a CDS encoding ATP-binding protein — MQLWPLRLNIRQKIIIGLAFVYLTILLVGGLSYFLLTEMKRKAEFVSICDDLNNSILEMRRFEKNFFLYGSTSSLEKISEYIDESVKLIDTMLPRLKGLKGSNKLLQIRQELQGYRDVVQAIKESVAKKDLERLHALQDELRDAGKKITGEVEELTRYERERIHAIIDSLRYQLITVLFIVLIAGALFIPLVSRKIVRPLRVIEKSMLRIAGGDFKPLPVMQTYDETQKVVEAFNKMVAELERRQEQLVQAKKLSSLGILTSGIAHQLNNPLNNISTSCQILLEDMDNMDPELVKKMISNVDHEVGRARDIVKGLLEFSRVREFSLVPTRLKDVVDKTRRLVSSQIPSWVDVEIDVPEEIVVEIDSPRMQQVFLNLFMNSIHAIGNDAGKITVRARATGEKVVIEFEDTGCGIPKEHLDKIFDPFFTTKEVGAGTGLGLSIVYGIIEKHSGEIGVESEPGKGTKFIITLPIRRDHGEQEEELQDVANTGGRG, encoded by the coding sequence ATGCAATTGTGGCCCTTGCGTCTAAACATTCGTCAGAAAATTATCATAGGACTGGCCTTCGTTTATCTTACGATTCTGCTCGTCGGGGGGCTTTCTTACTTCCTTCTAACAGAGATGAAACGCAAGGCCGAATTTGTTTCTATCTGTGATGATCTCAACAACTCAATCCTGGAAATGCGACGTTTTGAGAAAAACTTCTTCCTCTACGGTTCAACCTCATCCCTTGAAAAGATAAGTGAATACATAGACGAAAGCGTTAAACTAATCGACACGATGTTGCCGAGGCTTAAGGGATTGAAGGGCAGTAATAAGCTTCTTCAGATCAGGCAGGAACTTCAGGGATATCGCGATGTGGTTCAGGCCATAAAGGAGAGTGTGGCGAAGAAAGATCTCGAGCGACTGCACGCCCTGCAGGATGAGCTCAGAGATGCAGGAAAAAAGATCACCGGGGAGGTAGAAGAACTTACACGCTACGAAAGGGAGAGGATTCATGCTATTATTGACAGCCTCAGGTATCAACTGATCACCGTTCTTTTCATTGTTCTAATAGCCGGTGCTCTTTTTATTCCTCTCGTATCCCGAAAAATTGTCCGCCCCTTAAGGGTGATCGAAAAAAGCATGCTTCGCATTGCCGGAGGAGACTTCAAGCCCCTTCCTGTTATGCAAACCTACGATGAGACTCAAAAAGTGGTCGAGGCTTTTAACAAGATGGTGGCGGAACTGGAACGACGCCAGGAACAGCTGGTTCAGGCGAAAAAACTCTCCTCTCTGGGCATTCTTACTTCTGGCATAGCCCATCAGCTCAACAATCCTCTTAATAACATTTCAACGTCCTGTCAGATCCTTCTTGAAGATATGGACAACATGGATCCGGAATTGGTTAAAAAAATGATATCCAACGTGGACCATGAAGTCGGACGAGCCAGAGACATAGTTAAGGGGCTACTGGAGTTTTCTCGTGTTCGGGAATTTTCTCTGGTGCCCACCAGGCTCAAGGATGTGGTTGACAAAACCCGCAGGCTTGTCTCCAGTCAGATACCGTCGTGGGTTGACGTGGAAATAGATGTACCTGAAGAAATAGTTGTGGAAATTGATAGTCCACGAATGCAGCAGGTATTTCTCAATCTCTTCATGAACTCCATTCATGCAATAGGAAACGATGCCGGGAAGATCACCGTAAGAGCTCGCGCAACCGGCGAAAAGGTGGTAATAGAGTTTGAAGATACGGGATGTGGAATACCGAAAGAGCATCTGGATAAAATTTTTGATCCCTTTTTTACGACCAAGGAAGTCGGGGCAGGAACGGGTCTCGGATTGTCCATAGTTTACGGTATCATAGAAAAACATAGCGGTGAGATAGGTGTGGAGAGTGAACCGGGCAAGGGAACTAAATTTATCATAACTCTACCCATCAGAAGGGATCACGGGGAACAGGAGGAAGAACTACAGGATGTCGCGAATACTGGTGGTCGAGGATGA
- the rfbC gene encoding dTDP-4-dehydrorhamnose 3,5-epimerase: MRAHSVPEIPGLLVLEPTIYEDERGYFFESYNEKVFRELGIAEKFVQDNHSRSRRFVIRGLHYQICHPQAKLVRVVVGEIFDVAVDIRKSSPTFGRWFGIRLSADNKKQVYIPAGFAHGFLVLSDWAEVLYKTTDFYHPECDRTIIWNDPDIGISWPLDGKKPIISAKDARGKTLAEAEVFE, encoded by the coding sequence ATGCGCGCCCATTCCGTACCCGAAATCCCCGGGCTCCTTGTGCTGGAGCCCACGATTTATGAAGACGAAAGGGGTTACTTCTTCGAAAGCTATAACGAGAAGGTCTTCAGGGAATTAGGTATTGCAGAAAAATTCGTGCAGGACAACCATTCAAGATCACGAAGGTTTGTCATAAGGGGCTTGCATTACCAGATATGCCATCCTCAGGCCAAGCTCGTGAGGGTTGTGGTGGGAGAAATCTTCGACGTTGCCGTGGACATCAGAAAGAGTTCGCCAACCTTTGGAAGATGGTTCGGTATAAGGCTTTCGGCGGATAACAAAAAGCAGGTCTATATACCTGCCGGTTTTGCCCATGGGTTTCTGGTTTTATCGGATTGGGCGGAAGTTCTCTATAAGACCACGGATTTCTACCATCCTGAGTGCGACAGAACAATAATATGGAACGATCCAGACATCGGTATTTCCTGGCCACTGGACGGAAAAAAACCGATAATATCGGCCAAGGATGCCAGGGGCAAAACCCTGGCGGAAGCAGAAGTCTTTGAATAA
- the rfbD gene encoding dTDP-4-dehydrorhamnose reductase → MGNRIRVIVTGGGGQLSSELEKCSPEGLQVIVCSPSELNITSRESVRAALEQWKPSIVINCAAYTAVDRAEEEAEKAFLVNKEGVRILAEECRKRNAGIIHISTDFVFDGLTSRPYTINDTPNPISVYGKSKLEGEQILLELYRQSTIVVRTAWLYSIYGKNFVKTMLSLFEKEAIVKVVHDQVGTPTWAFNLASFLWFLAVNFDSYKSRIFHFTDAGVASWYDFAVAIEEESREWRRKPVEIVPVSSAEYPSKAKRPQFSVLDKRDTWRIWNRPVHWRKALRMMLKALKSQYEQ, encoded by the coding sequence ATGGGCAACAGAATCAGGGTTATTGTAACCGGAGGGGGTGGGCAGTTAAGCTCGGAGCTCGAAAAGTGCAGCCCGGAAGGTCTACAGGTAATTGTGTGTTCTCCATCGGAACTGAATATAACATCACGGGAATCCGTCAGGGCCGCACTGGAGCAATGGAAACCCAGCATAGTTATTAATTGTGCGGCCTACACGGCGGTGGACAGAGCCGAAGAGGAAGCAGAAAAAGCATTCCTTGTGAACAAAGAGGGCGTTAGGATACTTGCCGAAGAATGTCGGAAAAGAAACGCCGGGATTATACATATATCTACGGACTTTGTCTTCGACGGGCTTACTTCCAGGCCTTATACCATCAACGACACTCCCAATCCAATAAGTGTTTACGGAAAGAGCAAGCTCGAAGGAGAACAAATACTTCTCGAGCTCTACCGACAGTCCACCATTGTGGTCCGCACCGCCTGGCTGTATTCAATCTACGGAAAAAATTTTGTCAAAACAATGCTCTCGCTTTTCGAAAAAGAGGCAATCGTGAAGGTGGTACACGATCAGGTGGGAACACCTACGTGGGCTTTCAATCTGGCATCGTTTTTATGGTTTCTGGCGGTGAATTTCGACTCGTACAAAAGCAGGATTTTTCACTTCACCGATGCCGGTGTTGCGAGCTGGTACGATTTCGCCGTGGCCATTGAGGAAGAAAGCCGGGAATGGAGGAGAAAACCGGTTGAAATTGTACCCGTCAGCTCTGCCGAATATCCATCAAAAGCCAAAAGACCTCAATTTAGCGTTTTGGACAAAAGGGACACCTGGCGTATATGGAACAGGCCGGTACACTGGCGTAAGGCACTCAGGATGATGTTAAAAGCTTTGAAATCTCAGTACGAACAATAA
- a CDS encoding glycosyltransferase family 4 protein has protein sequence MEPGYLFLLISVFFLSWLAVMLLVPLVMRFANKYKLLDKPSERKVHQIPIPRVGGIALFSAFTISFAVFYAGLCYKLHLPILHILDKPQWIGLLIGGGLVFVTGLIDDVLGLTPGIKLIGQIIAASCAYFGGLTITQINLPFAGPLHLGWFSFPFTILWFLIIINGFNLLDGVDGLATTLTFVTGFFLLLYCLQNNREYLALPAVIIMGVSLGFLHFNMNPARIFMGDSGSYFLGFQLAALALKACTSEDGISSPGVPLLIFLVPLTDVLMATVRRILRGHGIFNPDTDHIHHCLLKKGFSQNAIISTIGLTTALTGTAGLTLPYLDPLMNFCLLSTLAFFLTLFMARIGYLSCLYGSGSGQFEHTTWSYISLFAMLWKYRIRVHKVREHESLLPILIEVLNPLQPDFARLELFHQPQNLPEIQTGYHKNVTTSEIKITKKSSLKYGTTYALTLNIPLVINNSLFGTFLIKNVPKVHFVSHRFVMWYVQKIADYLTSSLWRIYTEREKSLIRRKAVSREESAVPRRLVYVLIQGR, from the coding sequence ATGGAGCCGGGTTATCTTTTTCTGCTGATTTCGGTGTTTTTTCTATCATGGCTTGCGGTCATGTTGCTTGTACCTCTGGTGATGAGGTTCGCCAATAAATATAAGCTTCTTGATAAACCTTCTGAAAGGAAGGTCCATCAGATACCGATACCCAGGGTTGGAGGTATTGCCCTGTTTTCTGCCTTTACCATTTCGTTTGCAGTGTTTTACGCGGGGCTGTGTTATAAACTGCATCTACCCATTTTGCACATTCTTGACAAGCCTCAGTGGATTGGGCTTTTGATAGGCGGTGGTCTGGTTTTTGTAACCGGTCTGATCGATGACGTCCTTGGTCTTACTCCCGGAATCAAGCTAATCGGCCAGATTATTGCCGCGTCCTGTGCATACTTCGGAGGGCTTACAATAACACAGATAAACTTGCCTTTTGCCGGACCCCTCCATCTGGGATGGTTCTCCTTTCCCTTTACAATACTGTGGTTCCTGATCATCATTAACGGCTTTAATTTGCTGGACGGTGTTGACGGGCTCGCCACAACCCTCACTTTCGTAACCGGCTTTTTTCTCCTGCTTTACTGCTTACAGAACAATCGGGAATACCTGGCCCTGCCCGCAGTGATTATCATGGGCGTAAGTCTGGGTTTTCTTCACTTCAATATGAACCCGGCCCGTATTTTTATGGGCGATTCCGGAAGTTACTTTCTGGGATTCCAGCTGGCGGCTCTGGCGCTCAAGGCCTGCACTTCAGAAGACGGTATATCAAGCCCCGGTGTACCTCTGCTTATATTCTTGGTGCCCTTAACGGACGTGTTGATGGCAACGGTGCGAAGGATTTTAAGAGGCCACGGCATCTTTAACCCGGACACCGATCATATCCACCACTGTCTGCTAAAAAAAGGATTCTCGCAGAATGCTATAATCTCGACCATTGGATTAACTACGGCTCTTACTGGCACAGCAGGGCTAACCCTGCCCTACCTTGACCCTCTGATGAATTTCTGTCTTTTAAGTACTCTGGCCTTTTTCCTCACCCTTTTCATGGCGCGCATAGGCTATCTTTCATGCCTTTACGGCAGCGGTTCCGGTCAATTCGAACACACTACATGGAGCTACATAAGCCTTTTCGCCATGCTCTGGAAGTATCGCATACGGGTACATAAGGTCAGAGAACACGAATCACTTCTGCCGATCCTTATAGAGGTTCTGAATCCTTTACAGCCGGATTTTGCCAGGCTCGAACTGTTTCACCAGCCTCAGAATCTTCCCGAAATACAAACCGGGTATCACAAAAACGTTACGACAAGTGAAATCAAGATTACAAAAAAAAGCAGCCTAAAATACGGAACCACCTATGCACTGACACTAAACATCCCGCTGGTTATAAACAACAGCCTTTTCGGAACTTTTTTAATAAAAAACGTCCCGAAGGTTCACTTCGTTTCACACCGTTTTGTCATGTGGTACGTGCAAAAAATTGCAGATTACCTGACTTCTTCTTTATGGAGGATTTACACGGAAAGGGAAAAGAGCCTTATTCGCCGGAAAGCAGTTTCGAGAGAAGAATCGGCTGTTCCCAGAAGGCTTGTATACGTTCTCATTCAGGGCAGGTAA
- a CDS encoding glycosyltransferase N-terminal domain-containing protein, whose amino-acid sequence MNSLWWLFYNITWVFAWPYIRLLKAIQEGAFSRPLRMIPEAFRQWPNRSGHFIWIHAMSLGEVNSSIPLALEFQRRGYRIVYSTGTKSGFTAATRPVKEGGSKIANPVLPMPVDAPWSAKDFIKNLKVFQPVAAVFTETDIWPNMLAFCKKLKIPLVLVNARMRPSSYRYHRIASKLGFRLLDFFDVIFAASRYDALQMAETVSRPEKVRYVGNIKWDAALLSRWSENRIEQLRRQIGLDPGRPVWVAGSVHPGEESIILEVHRKIRRVIPDALLILAPRKLELKEKVANKCYSLGLPCGFRSGSDKVSGLSVYVVDTYGELMGFYALGRCAYVGGSFVPFGGHNVLEPAVYGIPVCWGPHIFNFKEITEELHDRSIGSLTPDAEDLFLWVRDRLQQTERTEMCPIPSPAREIVDFIHQILESIKPG is encoded by the coding sequence ATGAATAGTCTGTGGTGGCTTTTTTACAACATCACCTGGGTATTCGCATGGCCTTATATTCGGCTACTTAAAGCCATCCAGGAAGGTGCCTTTTCCCGGCCCCTCCGTATGATCCCGGAGGCTTTCCGTCAATGGCCGAACAGATCCGGACATTTCATATGGATTCACGCGATGTCTCTGGGCGAAGTGAACTCATCAATACCACTGGCCCTGGAATTTCAACGCAGGGGCTACAGAATCGTTTACTCTACCGGTACAAAATCGGGTTTCACGGCGGCTACCCGGCCTGTAAAGGAAGGTGGAAGCAAAATCGCCAACCCGGTTCTACCGATGCCCGTGGATGCACCGTGGTCTGCAAAGGATTTTATAAAGAACCTGAAGGTTTTTCAGCCGGTTGCGGCAGTCTTTACCGAAACGGATATCTGGCCAAACATGTTGGCCTTCTGTAAGAAGCTGAAAATTCCCCTCGTCCTGGTCAATGCCAGGATGCGCCCGTCTTCGTACAGATATCACAGGATTGCTTCAAAACTGGGGTTCAGATTGCTGGATTTTTTCGACGTCATCTTTGCCGCTTCCCGGTACGATGCCCTGCAAATGGCTGAAACGGTTTCCCGACCGGAGAAGGTTAGGTATGTGGGTAACATAAAGTGGGATGCCGCATTACTGTCAAGGTGGAGTGAAAACCGAATAGAACAACTGAGGCGGCAAATAGGCCTCGATCCCGGTCGCCCGGTATGGGTTGCGGGGAGTGTTCACCCCGGGGAGGAAAGCATTATTCTGGAGGTTCACCGTAAAATTAGGCGTGTAATACCCGACGCATTGCTCATTTTGGCTCCGAGAAAACTGGAACTTAAAGAAAAAGTAGCTAACAAGTGTTATTCCCTTGGATTGCCCTGCGGATTCCGGTCAGGGTCTGATAAAGTCAGCGGACTTTCTGTTTACGTGGTTGACACCTACGGAGAGCTCATGGGGTTTTATGCACTCGGAAGATGTGCGTATGTCGGGGGATCATTTGTACCCTTCGGGGGACATAATGTGCTGGAGCCGGCCGTTTACGGAATTCCCGTTTGCTGGGGACCCCACATTTTTAATTTTAAGGAAATAACCGAGGAGCTTCATGACAGATCTATCGGCTCTCTGACCCCCGACGCCGAAGACCTGTTTCTATGGGTAAGGGATCGTTTGCAACAAACAGAAAGAACAGAGATGTGCCCCATTCCGTCACCTGCACGAGAGATAGTCGATTTTATTCATCAAATCCTGGAGTCAATTAAGCCGGGATAA
- the msbA gene encoding lipid A export permease/ATP-binding protein MsbA: protein MAGKPYFYALRSTVCNRPGWLSRFLDLLKPYLLRLMLAGLCMIGVSAFTALMAYLIKPAMDDIFVRKDIRMLKVMPFVVLAVFFLKGLCQWASDYLLQHVGLSAVASLRRRLFHHILHMPLSFFDRESGGVLISRITNDVQEIQNAVSKAVTGIVRDVFMVLGLVFVIFYQNWRLALVAVAVLPVAFLPLFVFGRILRRLAMKGQQAMAQLTTVVHEAFRGIRIVKAFCREDHEKKRFDSRNDNYVRYARKSAWFDALSSPLMEFIGSIGIASIMAYGGYEVIMGRATPGSFFSFTGALLMLYKPVKSLSKVNSFIQRGIASLERVYAVLEGSDGVENTGRSRLKPIKKRVDGFVEFRNVTFGYGEEPVLKDLSFRVSPGEIVALVGPSGAGKTSLVNLIPRFYDVWEGSVLVDGVDVRDMDLEYLRRQVALVTQQSFLFNDTIRNNIAYGWPHPDTPPDEEAILTAVRLAYADEFIECLPEGLDTVVGEQGVRLSGGQQQRICIARAILKDAPILILDEATSSLDSQAELEVQKALDNLMRGRTTFIIAHRLSTVLRADRIFVVSEGRIVEEGSHTDLIERGGLYARLYRLQFSGLSDFSKSSSATQ from the coding sequence ATGGCCGGAAAGCCTTACTTTTATGCATTGAGATCCACCGTATGTAATCGGCCGGGCTGGTTGTCCCGTTTTCTGGATTTATTGAAGCCCTACCTGCTCCGCCTAATGCTTGCCGGATTATGCATGATCGGGGTTTCCGCCTTTACGGCCCTTATGGCCTATCTCATAAAACCGGCAATGGATGATATATTTGTAAGAAAAGATATCCGCATGTTAAAGGTTATGCCCTTCGTGGTGCTGGCCGTGTTTTTTCTGAAAGGCCTGTGCCAGTGGGCCAGCGATTATCTGCTTCAGCATGTGGGGTTGTCTGCCGTTGCATCGCTTCGCAGGCGCCTTTTTCACCATATCCTTCACATGCCGCTCTCATTCTTTGACCGTGAGTCCGGTGGCGTGCTCATAAGCAGGATTACCAATGACGTTCAGGAAATACAGAATGCCGTTAGTAAGGCCGTGACGGGGATTGTACGCGATGTGTTTATGGTATTAGGCCTGGTTTTCGTAATTTTCTATCAGAACTGGAGGCTTGCGCTGGTCGCCGTTGCAGTTCTTCCCGTGGCTTTTTTGCCGTTGTTCGTATTCGGACGAATACTGAGAAGGCTTGCTATGAAAGGTCAACAGGCCATGGCTCAACTTACCACGGTGGTACATGAAGCATTTCGAGGTATTCGTATCGTCAAGGCTTTCTGTCGGGAAGATCATGAAAAAAAACGTTTTGACAGTCGGAACGACAATTATGTCCGCTACGCCAGAAAGTCGGCGTGGTTTGACGCTCTTTCATCTCCTTTGATGGAATTCATAGGATCGATCGGCATTGCCTCCATAATGGCCTACGGAGGATATGAGGTCATAATGGGTCGTGCTACTCCCGGGAGTTTCTTTTCTTTTACGGGGGCTCTTCTGATGCTTTACAAGCCGGTGAAGAGCCTCAGCAAGGTGAATTCCTTCATACAGCGGGGGATTGCCTCGCTCGAAAGGGTATATGCAGTACTGGAGGGAAGTGATGGAGTAGAAAATACGGGAAGGTCGAGGTTGAAACCCATCAAGAAGCGGGTCGATGGTTTCGTTGAATTTCGCAATGTGACCTTTGGATATGGAGAAGAGCCAGTTTTGAAGGATCTTTCCTTCAGAGTATCTCCGGGAGAAATTGTAGCCCTGGTCGGGCCAAGCGGTGCAGGCAAAACATCTCTCGTCAACCTCATTCCCAGGTTTTACGACGTTTGGGAAGGATCGGTTCTGGTCGATGGTGTAGACGTTCGGGACATGGATCTGGAATATCTCAGACGTCAGGTTGCCCTTGTAACCCAGCAGAGCTTTCTCTTTAACGACACTATCAGAAATAACATAGCTTACGGATGGCCTCATCCGGATACTCCCCCGGACGAAGAGGCCATATTGACGGCAGTAAGGCTGGCTTATGCAGACGAGTTTATAGAGTGTCTGCCGGAAGGCCTTGATACCGTAGTAGGGGAGCAGGGTGTGCGCCTCTCGGGAGGACAACAGCAAAGGATCTGTATAGCCCGGGCCATACTGAAGGATGCTCCCATATTGATTCTTGACGAAGCTACGTCTTCTCTGGACAGTCAGGCAGAACTGGAGGTGCAGAAGGCTCTGGATAACCTGATGCGAGGCCGTACTACCTTCATCATCGCTCATCGGCTATCCACAGTACTTCGGGCGGACAGGATATTTGTTGTGTCAGAGGGGCGCATTGTGGAAGAGGGAAGCCATACAGATCTCATCGAACGGGGCGGGCTTTATGCACGGCTATACAGGCTTCAATTTTCAGGCTTATCAGACTTCAGTAAAAGCTCATCGGCAACCCAGTGA